The Rhodocytophaga rosea genome has a segment encoding these proteins:
- a CDS encoding glycoside hydrolase family 5 protein, giving the protein MQKIVCILVLLLLSNIVFGQAAGQKRKTVISIREEKFYINGKPTFKGRTWNGYTIEGLLPNSRMVQGIFDDLNPETKVKWKYPDSQKWDAGRNTREFIEAMPLWKQYGLLAFTLNLQGGSPEGYSKNQPWHNSAITENGDLLPAYMQRLEQIITKADELGMVVILGIFYFGQDERVKDEAAVIRAVDNTINWLFEKNYTNVLIEINNECDIAYNHEILKPDRVHELIERVKNTQQNGRRFLVSTSYGGGTLPKPNVLSSADFVLLHGNGVSDPNRVSQMVQQTRKVEGYRPMPIVFNEDDHFDFDKPINNFVAATSVYASWGYFDFRMKDEGLTEGYQSVPVNWGISSARKEGFFKKLKEITGGLK; this is encoded by the coding sequence ATGCAAAAAATAGTATGTATTCTCGTTTTGCTGCTCCTAAGTAATATTGTTTTTGGCCAGGCTGCCGGGCAAAAGCGCAAAACAGTAATTTCTATTCGGGAAGAAAAGTTTTACATCAATGGTAAACCAACCTTCAAAGGCCGTACCTGGAATGGGTATACAATCGAAGGCCTGTTGCCTAATTCGAGAATGGTACAGGGCATATTCGATGACCTGAATCCTGAAACGAAAGTGAAATGGAAATACCCCGATTCGCAGAAATGGGATGCCGGGCGGAATACCAGAGAGTTTATTGAAGCCATGCCTTTATGGAAACAATACGGATTATTAGCTTTCACGCTAAACCTGCAAGGAGGAAGTCCTGAAGGGTATTCGAAGAACCAGCCCTGGCATAATTCCGCCATCACCGAAAATGGAGATCTCCTGCCAGCCTATATGCAACGCCTGGAACAAATTATTACTAAGGCTGATGAACTGGGAATGGTGGTGATTCTGGGGATTTTTTATTTCGGGCAGGATGAACGTGTCAAAGACGAGGCGGCTGTCATCCGGGCCGTAGACAACACCATTAACTGGCTTTTTGAGAAGAATTATACGAATGTACTGATTGAGATAAACAATGAATGCGATATTGCCTATAATCATGAGATTCTGAAACCTGATAGGGTACATGAATTAATAGAACGTGTAAAAAATACCCAGCAAAATGGCAGGCGTTTTCTGGTGAGTACCAGTTATGGAGGAGGTACTTTGCCTAAACCGAATGTATTGAGCTCGGCCGATTTTGTTTTGTTGCATGGCAATGGAGTAAGCGATCCCAATCGTGTTTCCCAAATGGTGCAGCAGACCCGTAAAGTGGAAGGTTATCGCCCGATGCCCATTGTATTTAACGAAGATGACCATTTCGATTTTGATAAGCCTATCAATAATTTTGTAGCGGCTACGAGTGTATATGCCTCCTGGGGCTATTTCGATTTCCGGATGAAAGACGAAGGTTTGACAGAAGGGTATCAGAGTGTGCCTGTCAACTGGGGTATTAGTTCAGCCCGGAAAGAAGGCTTTTTTAAGAAATTGAAAGAAATCACCGGCGGTTTGAAATAG
- a CDS encoding OmpH family outer membrane protein gives MKKAGMIFILCACIAQSTLAQKFGYIDTDFILSKMPDAAKAQSEIDAFVGKWQNDIQARYAEVDKLSQDYRAEEILLTDEMKQQRLKAIEDKKKEAIDYNNKIFGYEGMLFLKKKELMQPLRDQIDEAVNKVAKTRKLEFVFDKASDLTMIYSDPRHDYSDYVLEELGLAGEGQENKDTPGGNTPNTDAPKTSNPPGTKRTNPPGAPKR, from the coding sequence ATGAAAAAAGCTGGTATGATTTTTATACTATGTGCTTGTATTGCACAAAGTACGCTGGCTCAAAAGTTTGGATATATCGATACTGATTTTATCCTGAGTAAAATGCCAGATGCCGCAAAAGCACAAAGTGAAATAGATGCGTTTGTGGGCAAATGGCAGAATGACATACAGGCCAGATATGCGGAGGTCGATAAATTGAGCCAGGATTACCGGGCCGAAGAAATTCTGCTAACGGATGAAATGAAACAGCAACGGCTGAAAGCAATTGAAGACAAGAAAAAAGAAGCGATTGACTATAATAATAAGATCTTTGGGTATGAAGGGATGTTGTTTCTGAAAAAGAAAGAACTGATGCAACCCCTGCGTGATCAAATAGATGAAGCTGTTAATAAAGTAGCAAAAACCCGGAAACTTGAATTTGTATTTGATAAAGCTTCCGACCTGACTATGATCTACTCTGATCCCCGGCACGATTATTCGGACTATGTACTGGAGGAATTAGGTTTAGCTGGAGAAGGCCAGGAAAATAAAGATACACCAGGAGGGAATACGCCTAATACGGATGCGCCTAAAACAAGTAATCCTCCCGGAACAAAGAGAACGAATCCTCCCGGAGCTCCTAAACGATAG
- a CDS encoding IS630 family transposase — protein sequence MQNKEAYEQKVKRLHALLYLAQTGSIDLYFGDESGFCLTPCVPYGWIKKGEHAPILSQRSTRINVFGLLSTNNELLTYQKSGSLNADFIIECVEAFSTSISKFTVIVLDNASWHTCGLWEVKKEEWEQKGLYIFLLPKYSPHLNRIERFWKQVKYHWLKAEDYLSVEALKEALYTIFSGLGTYFKLDFKKLEVDENIILNCV from the coding sequence TTGCAAAACAAAGAAGCATATGAGCAGAAAGTCAAGCGATTACATGCTTTGCTTTATTTGGCACAGACAGGCAGTATAGATTTATATTTTGGAGACGAATCAGGGTTTTGCCTTACCCCTTGTGTACCTTATGGATGGATCAAAAAAGGCGAACACGCCCCTATTTTATCCCAAAGAAGTACAAGGATAAATGTATTTGGCTTGTTAAGTACAAATAATGAGTTGCTTACTTATCAGAAAAGTGGGAGTCTAAACGCTGACTTTATCATTGAATGTGTAGAGGCCTTCTCAACATCTATTTCCAAGTTTACTGTCATAGTCTTAGACAACGCCTCCTGGCATACATGTGGCCTATGGGAAGTCAAAAAAGAAGAATGGGAACAGAAAGGATTATACATCTTTTTGCTGCCTAAGTATAGTCCTCATCTTAACAGGATCGAACGATTTTGGAAGCAGGTGAAATATCATTGGCTCAAAGCCGAAGACTATCTGTCTGTAGAAGCGCTTAAGGAGGCACTTTATACCATCTTTTCAGGATTGGGTACTTACTTTAAACTTGATTTTAAAAAACTTGAAGTAGATGAAAATATTATACTTAATTGTGTTTAA
- a CDS encoding GNAT family N-acetyltransferase, translating to MLETERLRLIPLDLQNLLLLKKDRASMERNLGLEISKMSFDPQIQEEMAEAIDFWITRVGENEENYFWFTNWEMVLKDKNMSIGGIGLTGLPDRKGEVTVGYGVDGNYHRQGFATEALQAMVQWIFKNAYVHKIVAETLKDNLASHKVLLKNGFVQAAEKDLLYIWRLERSLYFLNYIKEMSHNL from the coding sequence ATGTTAGAAACAGAAAGACTCAGGTTAATTCCATTAGACTTACAAAATTTGCTTTTATTGAAGAAAGACCGGGCTTCGATGGAAAGAAATCTGGGTCTGGAAATTTCAAAAATGTCGTTTGATCCGCAGATTCAGGAAGAAATGGCCGAAGCCATTGATTTCTGGATTACCAGGGTAGGAGAAAATGAAGAGAACTACTTCTGGTTTACCAACTGGGAAATGGTGCTGAAAGATAAGAATATGTCCATCGGCGGAATCGGACTCACCGGCCTGCCAGACCGCAAAGGGGAGGTAACAGTAGGTTATGGGGTAGATGGGAATTATCACCGACAGGGATTTGCAACGGAAGCGCTACAGGCGATGGTGCAATGGATTTTCAAAAATGCCTATGTACACAAAATCGTAGCTGAAACGCTCAAAGACAATTTGGCTTCTCATAAAGTGTTGCTCAAAAATGGTTTTGTACAAGCCGCAGAAAAAGATTTATTGTATATCTGGCGTTTGGAAAGAAGCCTTTATTTTTTAAACTATATTAAAGAAATGAGCCATAATCTCTAA
- a CDS encoding ABC transporter ATP-binding protein, producing the protein MIEVRQVSRQFGNRPVVSDISFTVKEKETLVLLGSSGSGKTTTLKMLNRLIEPDSGEILIGGKNVLHQPLEQLRRSIGYVIQQTGLFPHYTVAENIAIVPHLLKWSKEAIKQRVKHLLETLGLPPAQFAARYPHELSGGQQQRVGLARALAANPPILLMDEPFGALDPVIRHNIRQEFLNLEELKDKTIVMVTHDVTEAVLLANQICLLSEGKILQTGTARELLLQPVNTLGKEFFDQNRFQLERMVYTLADIFPRLTFTPTPDTHVPVFDSELTLWEILNKDQYDKTGIIGIRQQSQLYYVPVTQLLSFMPEADLLNSRK; encoded by the coding sequence ATGATTGAAGTCAGGCAGGTGAGCAGACAATTTGGCAATCGCCCGGTAGTGTCGGATATTTCTTTTACCGTGAAGGAAAAAGAAACACTGGTACTTCTGGGAAGCAGCGGCAGTGGGAAAACTACTACCCTGAAAATGCTAAACCGGCTCATTGAGCCTGATTCCGGAGAAATTTTAATTGGTGGAAAAAATGTATTGCACCAGCCGCTAGAACAATTGCGGCGAAGCATTGGGTATGTTATTCAGCAGACCGGACTGTTTCCACACTATACGGTAGCCGAAAATATTGCCATCGTGCCACACCTGCTCAAATGGAGTAAAGAGGCAATAAAACAACGGGTTAAACATTTACTCGAAACCCTGGGACTGCCCCCGGCACAATTTGCAGCCAGATATCCACATGAATTGAGTGGAGGTCAACAGCAAAGGGTGGGTTTGGCAAGAGCACTGGCAGCTAATCCGCCTATACTATTAATGGATGAACCTTTTGGCGCCTTAGATCCGGTAATCCGCCATAACATCCGGCAGGAGTTTCTGAACCTGGAAGAACTCAAAGACAAAACCATTGTAATGGTAACTCATGATGTAACCGAGGCAGTATTACTGGCCAATCAAATTTGCCTGCTCAGTGAAGGAAAGATACTGCAAACCGGAACTGCCAGAGAATTGTTATTACAGCCGGTAAATACGTTGGGAAAGGAATTTTTTGACCAGAACCGCTTTCAGTTAGAGCGGATGGTATATACCCTGGCTGATATTTTTCCCAGGCTCACTTTTACGCCAACACCTGATACCCATGTGCCAGTTTTTGACAGTGAGTTAACATTATGGGAAATTTTAAATAAGGATCAATATGATAAAACAGGTATAATTGGCATCCGCCAGCAATCGCAACTGTATTATGTTCCGGTTACCCAACTGCTGAGTTTTATGCCTGAAGCCGATCTTCTGAATTCTAGAAAATAG
- the egtB gene encoding ergothioneine biosynthesis protein EgtB, whose translation MFPTTDTLVQPLRKVLDKFSLVRSATEAICKPLAIEDYIPQPIVDVSPPKWHLAHSTWFFEIFVLKTFYPGYKAFDPVYNELFNSYYNTIGNRTARNRRGFLSRPTVAEVYAYRAHVNEHVAKLESFITEKNEQEICTLIETGCQHEQQHQELLITDLKYILSCNIIRPTYHTVSIPDQTHTIKSAFLPVSEGMYQIGYAGDEFCFDNELGVHQVFLTEFRIQNRLVTNGEYMEFMADGGYKDFRLWLSEGWDLVNKEQWQHPLYWEQKDGEWYEFSLAGEHKVNKQAPVCHVSFFEAAAYAAWAGKRLLTEFEWEVAARLYNPELKVQNSQDHWIFQPVTTSENQPACQQLFGETWQWTNSAYLPYPGFAIAEGALGEYNGKFMMNQMILRGSSCATPYNHMRHTYRNFFPANAQWQFSGIRLAE comes from the coding sequence ATGTTTCCTACAACCGATACCCTGGTTCAGCCACTGAGAAAAGTTCTTGATAAATTTTCTCTGGTACGTTCCGCTACTGAAGCCATTTGTAAACCATTGGCCATTGAAGATTACATCCCTCAGCCGATCGTAGATGTGAGTCCGCCAAAGTGGCATCTGGCGCACTCTACCTGGTTTTTTGAGATATTTGTTTTAAAAACGTTTTATCCGGGTTATAAAGCTTTCGATCCGGTGTATAACGAACTATTCAACTCCTATTATAACACTATTGGCAACCGTACTGCCCGCAACAGGCGTGGTTTTTTATCCAGGCCCACAGTAGCCGAAGTATATGCCTACCGGGCTCATGTAAACGAACATGTAGCTAAGCTGGAATCTTTTATTACAGAAAAAAACGAACAGGAGATTTGTACGCTGATCGAAACTGGTTGCCAGCACGAACAACAACACCAGGAACTGTTAATTACCGATTTGAAATATATTTTATCCTGCAATATTATCAGGCCCACTTATCATACTGTTTCAATACCTGATCAAACGCATACTATAAAATCGGCTTTTCTGCCGGTTTCTGAAGGCATGTATCAGATCGGGTACGCTGGCGATGAATTTTGCTTTGACAATGAACTGGGTGTACACCAGGTGTTTCTGACTGAATTCCGGATACAAAACCGGCTGGTGACCAATGGAGAGTACATGGAGTTTATGGCCGATGGCGGGTATAAAGATTTCCGCTTGTGGCTTTCCGAAGGCTGGGATCTGGTGAATAAAGAACAATGGCAGCATCCCTTGTACTGGGAACAGAAAGACGGAGAATGGTATGAATTCAGCCTGGCAGGTGAGCATAAAGTAAATAAACAGGCACCGGTTTGTCATGTGAGTTTTTTTGAAGCAGCCGCTTATGCTGCCTGGGCCGGAAAACGCTTATTAACAGAATTTGAATGGGAAGTAGCTGCCCGGTTATATAATCCTGAACTCAAGGTACAGAATAGCCAGGACCACTGGATATTTCAGCCTGTAACTACCAGTGAAAACCAACCTGCCTGCCAGCAGTTATTTGGAGAAACCTGGCAATGGACCAATAGTGCTTACTTACCCTATCCTGGATTTGCCATTGCCGAAGGCGCTTTGGGCGAGTACAACGGTAAGTTTATGATGAACCAGATGATACTCCGGGGGAGTTCCTGTGCGACACCCTACAACCATATGCGTCATACCTACCGGAACTTCTTCCCCGCAAATGCGCAGTGGCAGTTCTCCGGTATCCGGCTGGCTGAGTAG
- a CDS encoding NAD-dependent epimerase/dehydratase family protein, giving the protein MNKLVLVTGANGHLGLNTVRSLLNKGYQVKAFVRKTSDLQGLANLPLSLSYGDIRDLVALTKAAEGCEVIIHHAAVYKTWARSPEEVMEPAIVGTRNIFAAAVHAGIQRLIYTSSTYAIGTTTNAQTILTSKDWNQNENVPYGIAKTKSEQLAWELADQHNIPMISFCPGAIFGRYDYRVTPSNRMVLDMIRGMGMTVEGILATVDVRDVGNIHALAVEKGTIGERYIVTGQNHSMKEVGSIVNRLTHNIVPHMPFGRSINIGMAGMMEMVAKLSGWTPPFTVGMAKEYSHRYAQFDNSKTIKDFNYRFYTLEETIADTIKWFMFLHNIKLSKEVADQFKPENEWLEMKNKVSQQQPV; this is encoded by the coding sequence ATGAATAAACTTGTGTTAGTTACAGGTGCCAACGGACATCTTGGCCTGAATACAGTTCGATCGCTGTTAAATAAGGGATACCAGGTAAAAGCGTTTGTACGAAAAACGTCTGACCTGCAAGGGCTGGCTAATTTGCCGCTTAGTTTGAGTTATGGAGATATACGTGATCTGGTGGCACTTACAAAAGCGGCTGAGGGTTGTGAGGTAATTATTCATCATGCGGCTGTATATAAAACCTGGGCCAGATCGCCTGAAGAAGTGATGGAACCGGCTATTGTGGGCACCAGAAATATTTTCGCTGCCGCTGTTCATGCAGGCATTCAACGCTTAATTTACACCAGTTCTACTTATGCCATTGGTACTACCACCAATGCTCAAACCATCCTGACATCAAAAGACTGGAACCAGAATGAAAATGTGCCCTATGGAATTGCCAAAACCAAAAGTGAGCAACTCGCCTGGGAACTTGCTGATCAACACAATATTCCTATGATTTCTTTTTGTCCGGGAGCTATTTTCGGCAGATACGATTACCGGGTAACTCCTTCCAACCGTATGGTACTTGATATGATAAGAGGGATGGGTATGACCGTTGAAGGGATTTTAGCTACGGTAGATGTACGGGATGTTGGGAATATTCATGCTCTGGCTGTGGAGAAGGGTACTATTGGAGAACGGTATATTGTAACCGGGCAAAACCACTCCATGAAAGAAGTAGGCAGCATTGTAAATAGGCTAACCCATAATATAGTGCCTCATATGCCTTTTGGAAGGTCTATAAATATTGGTATGGCAGGTATGATGGAAATGGTAGCCAAGCTTAGCGGCTGGACACCTCCTTTTACCGTAGGAATGGCAAAGGAATACAGCCACCGCTATGCGCAGTTTGATAACTCCAAAACTATTAAGGATTTTAATTATAGATTTTACACCCTGGAAGAAACCATTGCCGATACGATTAAATGGTTCATGTTCCTCCATAATATTAAATTAAGCAAGGAGGTAGCAGACCAATTTAAACCTGAAAACGAATGGCTGGAAATGAAAAACAAAGTAAGTCAGCAACAGCCTGTATAA
- a CDS encoding helix-turn-helix domain-containing protein encodes MRYIKEITDKQKQDLEKIHKDSKSYQERNRCQCILLSNQGYQVQKLASIFQVSQLSIYKWFDRFEKTGVVGLKNQKGKGRKPILTTSNATHVEVVENSIEKEKQQLKLAKREIEAKLGTAMSEMTLKRFLKKLTTDGNVSVNG; translated from the coding sequence ATGCGTTATATCAAGGAGATTACAGACAAGCAAAAACAAGACTTAGAGAAGATTCATAAAGATAGTAAAAGTTATCAGGAACGTAACCGTTGCCAATGTATACTGTTATCCAATCAAGGCTATCAAGTACAGAAGTTAGCAAGCATTTTTCAAGTAAGTCAGTTAAGTATTTATAAGTGGTTTGATCGCTTTGAGAAAACAGGTGTGGTAGGGTTAAAGAACCAAAAAGGGAAAGGCAGAAAACCCATCCTTACTACCAGTAATGCTACCCATGTTGAAGTAGTGGAAAATAGCATAGAGAAAGAAAAACAACAACTTAAATTAGCTAAGCGAGAGATAGAAGCTAAATTAGGCACGGCTATGAGTGAGATGACCTTGAAGCGGTTTTTAAAAAAATTGACTACCGATGGAAACGTTTCCGTAAATGGATAA
- a CDS encoding spore photoproduct lyase family protein: MQPVQPQTILYTPDSLNERGKKILKNFSEAEVQEIVQHNRLPYLEGNHFKIKSDVLVLGKLKTLECKWSGRSADYMAPSFANGCVGGCAYCYVDRNKPVNPITLFTNTEEALQAVDKHVYSLPWPRIPDQTDPIYYTYDIGCNSDISVDATLSDSVQLAVDFFRKHLRAKATFATKFVNRDLLSYNPERKTRIRFSLMPAPMSKLVDVRTDAMEKRIAAVNDFWEAGYEVHLNFSPVIVYGGKQWREDYRQLFEQLNAVIRPEVKAQMACEVIMLTHHAGQHQVNLQINPKAEEVLWNPEWQETKRSQTGGINIRYQHQLKAQMIAIFRQIHQETIPWCQIRYIF; the protein is encoded by the coding sequence ATGCAACCAGTTCAGCCACAAACTATATTATATACACCTGATTCGCTTAATGAGCGGGGCAAAAAAATACTGAAAAATTTCAGTGAAGCGGAGGTACAGGAAATTGTTCAGCATAACCGCTTGCCATATCTGGAAGGAAATCATTTTAAGATCAAGTCAGATGTATTGGTATTAGGCAAACTGAAAACCCTGGAATGCAAGTGGAGTGGCCGCAGTGCCGATTATATGGCACCTAGTTTTGCCAATGGCTGTGTAGGTGGCTGTGCTTATTGCTACGTAGACCGCAACAAACCAGTAAACCCCATCACTTTATTTACCAATACCGAAGAAGCCTTACAAGCTGTAGACAAACATGTGTATTCTCTTCCCTGGCCCCGTATTCCTGACCAGACTGATCCTATATATTATACCTACGATATTGGCTGTAATTCTGATATTTCAGTAGATGCCACCCTTTCGGATAGTGTGCAGCTGGCTGTTGATTTCTTTAGGAAACATCTCAGAGCCAAAGCAACGTTTGCTACCAAGTTTGTAAACCGCGATCTGCTCTCGTATAATCCGGAGCGTAAAACCAGAATCAGGTTCAGTTTAATGCCTGCACCTATGAGTAAGCTAGTAGATGTGCGTACCGATGCCATGGAAAAACGTATTGCTGCCGTCAACGATTTCTGGGAAGCCGGGTATGAGGTGCATTTGAATTTTTCGCCGGTGATTGTGTATGGCGGCAAACAATGGCGGGAAGATTACCGGCAATTGTTTGAGCAGTTGAATGCGGTTATCCGTCCGGAGGTGAAAGCACAGATGGCTTGTGAGGTAATTATGCTTACCCATCATGCCGGACAGCATCAGGTTAATCTGCAAATTAATCCAAAAGCGGAAGAAGTACTCTGGAATCCAGAATGGCAGGAAACCAAACGCAGCCAGACCGGAGGTATCAACATCCGGTATCAACACCAGCTCAAAGCACAAATGATCGCTATTTTCAGGCAGATTCATCAGGAAACAATTCCCTGGTGCCAGATCCGGTATATTTTCTAA
- a CDS encoding cytochrome c oxidase subunit 3, whose amino-acid sequence MSNILTRRREPFRFMLIVGIVGIVFLFLTLSLLYLLRKSSTDWVAFHIPLIFWVSTGMILLSSITLHQAIIYFKREHFRRYRWSMGITLLLGVLFICTQLLGWWQLTSEGIGMKTPAGAFLYMLTGLHILHILGGIVFLSVAFVHAVKRPQYVDSFVYSVNPPNLLRLQLGTVYWHFVDGLWIYLFLFLLYHQG is encoded by the coding sequence ATGAGCAATATTCTGACCAGGCGGAGGGAACCCTTTAGGTTTATGCTGATCGTAGGCATTGTGGGCATTGTATTCCTTTTTCTAACCTTATCTTTGTTATATCTGTTACGCAAATCCAGTACTGACTGGGTAGCATTTCATATACCACTTATTTTCTGGGTAAGCACCGGCATGATATTACTCAGCAGTATCACTCTTCACCAGGCTATTATTTATTTCAAACGAGAACACTTTCGTCGATACCGTTGGAGTATGGGCATTACATTATTGTTGGGCGTATTGTTTATTTGTACACAGCTGCTAGGCTGGTGGCAACTTACCAGTGAAGGTATTGGCATGAAAACCCCTGCCGGAGCTTTTTTATATATGCTCACTGGTTTGCATATCCTGCATATTCTGGGAGGAATTGTTTTTCTGTCTGTTGCTTTTGTTCATGCCGTGAAGAGGCCGCAATATGTAGATTCATTTGTATATAGCGTAAATCCTCCTAACCTGTTGCGTTTACAGTTAGGCACCGTATACTGGCATTTTGTTGACGGACTTTGGATTTACTTATTCCTGTTTTTACTCTATCACCAGGGCTGA
- a CDS encoding OmpH family outer membrane protein: MKNKLIAVALFVLGLGYTTVNAQTQKIGYVDSGSISEKLPEVKQATAQLTEFQKVKEAEFRKQYETFQQQVEDYQKNAGTMEAAMRASKEKELQAKEEQLQLVQSNIQTDLQKRQQQVFEPIEKRIQEAIVQVANENGYAYVLRKEALLHFPPADDISELVTKKLLASAPKTDATTQKPAGAGSNQTGSNTPTNTTAPKKK; encoded by the coding sequence ATGAAAAATAAACTTATTGCTGTTGCTTTATTCGTGCTGGGTTTAGGATATACGACTGTGAACGCGCAAACTCAAAAAATTGGCTACGTAGATTCAGGATCGATCTCTGAAAAACTTCCCGAAGTAAAGCAGGCTACTGCCCAACTAACTGAATTTCAAAAAGTAAAAGAAGCTGAATTCCGCAAACAATATGAAACATTTCAGCAACAGGTAGAAGATTATCAAAAAAATGCTGGAACCATGGAAGCAGCTATGCGTGCTTCCAAGGAAAAAGAATTACAGGCTAAAGAAGAGCAGCTACAATTGGTGCAGAGCAATATTCAGACAGACCTGCAAAAAAGACAACAACAAGTATTTGAGCCGATTGAAAAGCGGATTCAGGAAGCCATTGTTCAGGTAGCCAATGAGAATGGATATGCGTATGTATTGCGTAAAGAAGCCTTATTGCATTTTCCTCCGGCTGATGATATCTCTGAACTGGTAACCAAAAAATTACTGGCTTCTGCTCCTAAAACGGATGCTACCACTCAGAAACCGGCTGGTGCTGGTAGTAATCAAACCGGCAGCAATACACCAACCAACACGACTGCACCCAAAAAGAAATAA
- a CDS encoding shikimate dehydrogenase family protein yields MRIFGLIGFPLSHSFSKKYFTEKFSREGITDASYELFPLQTISLLPDLFRSQPHLRGLNVTIPYKQAVLPYLDQLHPAAARIGAVNVIRIGENGSKTGYNSDYFGFTSSLFEWFSQVHKDGSVEDIIKQCKALVLGTGGASKAVKAALEDLQINYISVSRQPAQNQLSYDQLTEAILKEHTLIINTTPLGMSPDTQNFPPIPYQYLTTGHYLYDLVYNPEETVFMQKGKDKGAFVLNGLPMLYGQAEKSWEIWNSNE; encoded by the coding sequence ATGCGCATTTTCGGACTTATTGGCTTTCCGCTTTCTCATTCATTCTCCAAAAAATATTTTACTGAAAAGTTTAGCCGGGAAGGAATTACGGATGCTTCCTATGAACTTTTTCCTCTGCAAACGATCAGCCTCTTACCAGATTTGTTCCGTTCGCAGCCACACCTTCGGGGATTGAATGTAACGATTCCCTACAAACAGGCTGTTCTGCCCTATCTAGACCAGTTACATCCGGCGGCAGCGAGAATAGGAGCCGTAAATGTGATCCGGATTGGGGAAAACGGAAGTAAAACAGGGTACAATTCAGATTATTTCGGCTTTACATCCTCCCTGTTCGAATGGTTCTCACAAGTACATAAAGACGGCTCAGTGGAAGATATAATAAAGCAATGTAAAGCATTGGTATTAGGTACCGGCGGAGCCAGCAAAGCAGTAAAAGCAGCATTAGAGGATCTTCAGATTAATTATATATCTGTTTCCCGCCAGCCTGCTCAAAACCAGCTTAGCTATGACCAACTTACAGAGGCAATTCTGAAAGAACATACGCTGATCATTAATACAACTCCTTTGGGTATGTCGCCTGATACACAAAACTTCCCCCCTATTCCCTACCAATATCTTACCACCGGCCACTATCTTTATGATCTGGTGTATAACCCGGAAGAAACAGTTTTTATGCAGAAAGGAAAAGATAAAGGTGCATTTGTGCTGAATGGTTTGCCGATGCTCTACGGACAGGCTGAAAAATCCTGGGAAATCTGGAATTCGAATGAGTAA
- a CDS encoding OmpA family protein, whose amino-acid sequence MKKKIIILALALTGAIYSCNQNQSSQDNSTADANVEKTEEALDRTDISAKETDADTALEASEWIGVDLDNHQVRVPEITVKDVEVRENDRYTNYSLDETILFESGVSALRPQAQESLQQIAASISNRSKGKIRIYGYTDSKESAASNKELSKQRAEAVKQWLVQEGKMDASRISIHPMGESKPEASNKTEAGRQQNRRVEIVVMNNQ is encoded by the coding sequence ATGAAAAAGAAAATTATCATACTCGCTTTAGCCCTGACAGGCGCTATATATTCCTGTAACCAGAACCAATCATCGCAGGACAACAGCACAGCCGATGCAAATGTAGAAAAAACAGAGGAAGCCCTTGACCGAACCGATATATCTGCAAAAGAGACAGATGCCGATACCGCCTTGGAAGCTTCTGAGTGGATTGGGGTAGACCTGGATAACCATCAGGTAAGAGTACCTGAAATTACAGTAAAAGATGTGGAAGTCAGGGAAAATGACCGGTACACCAATTATTCTCTTGACGAAACTATTTTATTTGAATCCGGCGTATCCGCCCTCCGTCCACAGGCACAGGAAAGCCTGCAGCAGATAGCTGCCTCTATTTCCAATCGTTCCAAAGGCAAAATCCGCATTTATGGTTATACGGATTCCAAAGAAAGCGCAGCCTCTAACAAAGAGTTATCCAAACAACGGGCAGAAGCCGTAAAACAATGGCTGGTGCAGGAAGGCAAAATGGATGCCTCCAGGATATCTATACATCCGATGGGAGAAAGTAAGCCGGAAGCTTCCAATAAAACCGAAGCCGGCCGGCAACAGAACCGCCGGGTAGAAATTGTAGTGATGAATAATCAATAG